The following coding sequences lie in one Lacerta agilis isolate rLacAgi1 chromosome 4, rLacAgi1.pri, whole genome shotgun sequence genomic window:
- the CGGBP1 gene encoding LOW QUALITY PROTEIN: CGG triplet repeat-binding protein 1 (The sequence of the model RefSeq protein was modified relative to this genomic sequence to represent the inferred CDS: inserted 1 base in 1 codon) produces MEISLLKTAMERFDVKPPPSRSRSKTALYVTPQDRVTEFGSELYEDGGKLYCTFCNVVLNHVRKSAINDHLKSKTHTKRKXEFEEQTVRKKPRTLTASLQCNSAAPTEKPGVVQDFVKMFLEASIPLEKADHPAVRAFLSRHVKNGNSIPKADQLRKTYLPDGYSHQLLKSEDH; encoded by the exons ATGGAA aTCAGTTTACTGAAGACTGCAATGGAACGATTTGACGTGAAGCCACCTCCCTCTCGGAGCCGTTCTAAAACCGCTTTGTATGTGACTCCTCAGGATCGCGTTACTGAATTTGGCAGTGAACTGTATGAAGATGGGGGGAAACTGTACTGCACATTCTGCAATGTGGTCCTGAATCATGTTCGCAAGTCCGCCATCAATGACCATCTGAAATCCAAAACGCACACCAAACGCA GGGAGTTTGAGGAGCAAACCGTCAGGAAGAAACCACGAACTCTGACTGCCTCTTTGCAGTGCAACAGCGCAGCCCCGACAGAGAAGCCCGGTGTTGTCCAGGACTTTGTAAAAATGTTTCTGGAAGCTAGCATTCCCCTTGAGAAGGCTGATCACCCAGCTGTGCGAGCTTTCCTCTCTCGCCACGTGAAGAATGGGAACTCCATACCCAAGGCAGACCAGCTAAGAAAAACCTACTTGCCTGATGGGTATTCACACCAGCTTCTCAAGTCTGAAGACCACTGA